A genomic stretch from Methylorubrum extorquens includes:
- the tig gene encoding trigger factor, molecular chaperone involved in cell division (Evidence 2b : Function from indirect experimental evidences (e.g. phenotypes); PubMedId : 14704707; Product type f : factor): MQVTETTSEGLKREFQVLLPANELEDRLNTELSNIKGKVQIKGFRPGKVPVAHLRKVYGKSVMADVLQNAVNEANQQIVTDKGLRLALEPQIEFPKDEEQTIIERALDAKGDLAFKVKLEVLPSFELADLSDVSIKKLVLKPSDEEVNETLERMAKDSRSFEPREEGAEAQSGDRVTIDFVGRIDGTEFEGGKGEDVDLELGSNTFIPGFEDQLVGAKVGDSRLVKVAFPADYQAEQLAGKDAEFDVTVKAVAAPGETKIDDELAKRFGMDDLEKLKEAVSKAVGSDYEAQSRRKLKKELLDALDGKYAFDLPPSLVHQEFAAVWAQVEQDLKTRGKTFEDEGTTEEASQAEYRKIAERRVRLGLVLAQVGETADIKVSDDEVNQALFARIRQFPGQEKQVYDFYRNNPQALAELRAPLFEEKVVDHVLGQVQVVEEPVSKEALFAEDDEADAVTGGAATDEKPSESNNEAAADKAAG; encoded by the coding sequence ATGCAGGTGACCGAGACGACCTCCGAGGGGCTGAAGCGCGAGTTTCAGGTGCTCCTCCCCGCGAACGAGCTTGAGGATCGCCTCAACACCGAGCTCTCGAACATCAAGGGCAAGGTCCAGATCAAGGGCTTCCGCCCCGGCAAGGTGCCGGTCGCGCATCTGCGCAAGGTCTACGGCAAGTCGGTGATGGCCGACGTGCTGCAGAACGCCGTCAACGAGGCCAACCAGCAGATCGTCACCGACAAGGGCCTGCGCCTCGCGCTCGAGCCCCAGATCGAGTTCCCGAAGGACGAGGAGCAGACCATCATCGAGCGCGCGCTCGATGCCAAGGGCGATCTGGCCTTCAAGGTGAAGCTCGAGGTGCTGCCGAGCTTCGAACTCGCCGACCTCTCCGACGTCTCGATCAAGAAGCTCGTGCTCAAGCCCTCCGACGAGGAGGTCAATGAGACGCTCGAGCGGATGGCCAAGGACAGCCGCTCCTTCGAGCCGCGCGAGGAGGGCGCCGAGGCGCAGTCCGGCGACCGCGTCACCATCGACTTCGTCGGCCGCATCGACGGCACCGAGTTCGAGGGCGGCAAGGGCGAGGACGTCGATCTGGAGCTCGGCTCCAACACCTTCATCCCCGGCTTCGAGGACCAGCTCGTCGGCGCCAAGGTCGGCGACAGCCGCCTCGTAAAGGTGGCCTTCCCGGCCGATTACCAGGCCGAGCAGCTCGCCGGTAAGGACGCCGAGTTCGACGTGACCGTGAAGGCCGTCGCAGCCCCCGGCGAGACCAAGATCGACGACGAACTCGCCAAGCGCTTCGGCATGGACGACCTCGAGAAGCTGAAGGAAGCCGTCTCCAAGGCCGTCGGCTCCGATTACGAGGCCCAGTCCCGTCGCAAGCTCAAGAAGGAGCTGCTCGACGCGCTCGACGGCAAGTACGCCTTCGACCTGCCCCCGAGCCTTGTCCACCAGGAGTTCGCCGCCGTGTGGGCGCAGGTCGAGCAGGACCTGAAGACTCGCGGCAAGACCTTCGAGGACGAGGGCACGACCGAGGAGGCTTCGCAGGCGGAGTACCGCAAGATCGCCGAGCGCCGCGTGCGGCTCGGTCTGGTGCTTGCGCAAGTCGGCGAGACCGCCGATATCAAGGTCTCGGATGACGAGGTCAATCAGGCCCTGTTCGCCCGGATCCGGCAGTTCCCGGGTCAGGAGAAGCAGGTCTACGACTTCTACCGCAACAATCCGCAGGCGCTCGCCGAGCTTCGCGCGCCGCTGTTCGAGGAGAAGGTCGTCGACCATGTCCTCGGTCAGGTCCAAGTCGTCGAGGAACCCGTCTCCAAGGAGGCGCTCTTCGCCGAAGACGACGAGGCCGACGCCGTGACCGGCGGGGCCGCGACGGACGAGAAGCCGAGCGAGTCCAACAACGAGGCGGCGGCCGACAAGGCTGCCGGCTGA
- a CDS encoding Putative multicopper oxidase (Evidence 3 : Putative function from multiple computational evidences; Product type e : enzyme), which produces MRNPDPTAQPAPGSFSRRELFAGSASLALMPRTASAQAPAGKAPPSEPKSIKAAPATLRLKPRPAPETAVWRLGEAEAPILRVKLGEAIRLRVENGTDKPLSLHWHGVRIVNAMDGVGGVTQEPIKPGASFTYDFTPPDAGSFLIRALVVGGSSEPSGRGIAGMLIVDEPSPAPVDGDLALLVQDWRLDEAGALQPFGQVAFAAAAGRLGSVVTLNGRPIPLALDARPGSRLRLRLANACNARSLRIRFDGLKAYVAAVDGQPTDTFEPLKATLPFAPGTRYDLLLDLPAQAGPAGTITALVGQGLPLATLTASGEPVAQSGRAAIGSIPENKRLPAEIRLQSALRRELVLTGGVRPDKAKPGAETPYSGDPAKIWQINGASGTAGAPPLFSVKRGGVVVLSIRNDTGFIQSLHLHGHVFRLLHQLDDGWEPYWLDTVQIPEGKSAQIAFVADNPGRWLLSATVLERFDTGLWTSFEVS; this is translated from the coding sequence ATGCGAAATCCCGACCCGACGGCCCAGCCCGCGCCGGGATCGTTCTCACGGCGCGAACTGTTCGCGGGCAGCGCCTCCCTCGCCCTGATGCCGCGGACAGCCTCGGCCCAAGCGCCGGCCGGGAAGGCCCCGCCCTCGGAGCCGAAATCGATCAAGGCGGCACCGGCCACGCTCCGCCTGAAGCCCAGGCCCGCACCCGAGACCGCCGTATGGCGTCTCGGCGAAGCGGAGGCGCCGATCCTGCGGGTCAAGCTCGGCGAGGCAATCCGCCTGCGCGTCGAGAACGGGACCGACAAGCCGCTCTCGCTCCACTGGCACGGGGTGCGGATCGTCAACGCCATGGACGGCGTCGGCGGCGTCACCCAGGAGCCGATCAAGCCGGGGGCGAGCTTCACCTACGACTTCACGCCCCCGGATGCCGGCAGCTTCCTGATCCGCGCGCTCGTCGTCGGCGGGTCGAGCGAGCCGTCGGGCCGGGGCATCGCCGGCATGCTGATCGTGGACGAGCCCTCCCCGGCCCCGGTCGATGGGGATCTCGCGCTGCTCGTGCAGGATTGGCGGCTCGACGAGGCCGGCGCGCTGCAACCCTTCGGGCAGGTCGCCTTCGCCGCGGCGGCCGGGCGGCTCGGCAGCGTCGTGACGCTCAACGGACGGCCGATCCCGCTCGCGCTCGACGCGCGGCCGGGCAGCCGTCTGCGCCTGCGGCTCGCCAATGCCTGTAACGCACGCAGCCTGCGCATCCGCTTCGACGGGCTGAAGGCTTATGTCGCGGCCGTGGACGGCCAGCCGACCGACACTTTCGAGCCTCTGAAGGCGACGCTCCCCTTCGCACCAGGCACGCGCTACGACCTACTCCTCGATCTCCCGGCGCAGGCGGGACCGGCCGGCACGATCACCGCGCTGGTTGGGCAAGGCCTGCCGCTGGCGACCCTGACCGCCTCCGGCGAGCCCGTGGCGCAATCCGGCCGCGCCGCAATCGGCTCGATCCCCGAGAACAAGCGCCTGCCGGCCGAGATCCGACTGCAAAGCGCCCTTCGCCGCGAACTCGTGCTGACGGGCGGCGTGCGGCCCGACAAGGCGAAGCCCGGCGCCGAGACGCCCTATTCCGGCGATCCCGCCAAGATCTGGCAGATCAACGGCGCGAGTGGGACGGCGGGGGCGCCTCCCCTGTTCTCGGTCAAGCGCGGCGGGGTCGTGGTGCTGTCGATCCGCAACGACACCGGATTCATCCAGAGCCTGCACCTGCACGGCCACGTCTTCCGCCTGCTGCACCAGCTCGATGACGGCTGGGAGCCCTACTGGCTCGACACCGTGCAGATCCCGGAGGGCAAAAGCGCCCAGATCGCCTTCGTTGCGGACAATCCCGGCCGCTGGCTGCTCAGCGCGACCGTGCTGGAGCGGTTCGACACGGGGCTGTGGACGAGTTTCGAGGTGAGTTGA
- a CDS encoding Radical SAM domain protein, producing MKAARSGLRIALVAQYPERDPAMPSFVPNLGLRMVEATLRAAALPGLVCRVWDLNGGDPERVAREITAFDPDIVGFSAYLWSLPFLCRVAALIKQDDPARLVVFGGPSARPVMFARPPFSKAADDIDVLVINEGEETFLEIVSLEQRTPAALGTLRGVAVRDGAGWRETPARPLANLDSLASPYALNLVQHGGLGVLQTYRGCPFTCSFCEWGTMESPKRVRAVDHLTQEFEAIAGHDVYAALLVDAGLNLNRNAFLNLRRAAEESSFFERHGLICEVYPAAVRQEHLDFLATVSNAYVGIGLQSFDNAVLAHVDRTYDERRFDETFAKLDAVASLAVEIILGLPGDNPETFRRNFERARRLPCALRVYHCVVLPSGLMVRSPPEHRLDYDPVSLKMLSCTGWSEAALAAECRFLTRQVSLQGGRSGEFFWTFPPPR from the coding sequence ATGAAAGCGGCCCGCTCCGGCCTGCGCATCGCGCTGGTGGCGCAGTACCCGGAGCGCGATCCGGCGATGCCGAGCTTCGTGCCCAATCTCGGCCTGCGCATGGTCGAGGCCACCCTGCGCGCCGCCGCCCTTCCCGGTCTCGTCTGCCGGGTCTGGGATCTGAACGGTGGCGACCCCGAGCGGGTCGCCCGCGAGATCACCGCTTTTGACCCCGACATCGTCGGCTTCTCGGCCTATCTTTGGTCGCTGCCGTTCCTCTGCCGCGTCGCCGCGCTGATCAAGCAAGACGACCCGGCCCGGCTCGTCGTCTTCGGCGGACCCTCGGCCCGGCCGGTCATGTTCGCGCGTCCGCCGTTCTCGAAGGCGGCGGACGACATCGACGTCCTCGTCATCAACGAGGGCGAGGAGACCTTCCTCGAAATTGTCTCGCTCGAACAGCGCACCCCGGCCGCGCTCGGTACGCTGCGCGGCGTCGCTGTCCGAGACGGCGCGGGCTGGCGCGAGACCCCGGCCCGGCCGCTGGCCAATCTCGACAGCCTCGCCTCGCCCTACGCGCTGAACCTCGTGCAGCATGGCGGCCTCGGCGTGCTCCAGACCTACCGGGGCTGCCCGTTCACCTGCTCGTTCTGCGAGTGGGGCACGATGGAATCACCCAAACGCGTGCGCGCGGTCGATCATCTGACCCAGGAGTTCGAGGCCATCGCCGGCCACGATGTCTACGCGGCGCTCCTCGTCGATGCCGGGTTGAACCTCAACCGCAATGCCTTCCTCAACCTCCGGCGCGCCGCCGAGGAGAGCAGCTTCTTCGAGCGTCACGGGCTGATCTGCGAGGTCTACCCGGCAGCGGTGCGGCAGGAGCATCTCGATTTCCTGGCCACCGTCAGCAACGCCTATGTCGGCATCGGCTTGCAGAGCTTCGACAACGCGGTGCTGGCCCATGTCGATCGCACGTACGACGAACGGCGCTTCGACGAGACCTTCGCCAAGCTCGATGCGGTGGCCAGCCTCGCCGTCGAGATCATCCTGGGTTTGCCCGGCGACAATCCCGAAACCTTTCGCCGCAACTTCGAGCGCGCCCGTCGGCTTCCCTGCGCGCTCCGGGTCTATCACTGCGTCGTGCTGCCCTCGGGCCTGATGGTGCGCTCGCCCCCCGAGCATCGTCTCGACTACGACCCGGTCTCCCTGAAGATGCTGTCCTGCACCGGCTGGAGCGAGGCCGCGCTGGCGGCGGAGTGCCGCTTCCTCACCCGGCAGGTCTCGCTCCAGGGCGGACGCTCGGGCGAGTTCTTCTGGACCTTCCCGCCGCCTCGCTAG
- a CDS encoding conserved protein of unknown function (Evidence 4 : Unknown function but conserved in other organisms), giving the protein MLEPSSPTHRRIALVCMTPRPDAQELGELLLPSYGIRRIYAALLGDPDLADASVRLFDRRTADIEAYVADILDFEPDLVGFSIYVWSAPAMIAVARALRARRPSLAIVFGGPSARSAFFDLEPYRPAHAYLDAVVEGDGEEIICEIARLPQLDRAAWERVRGLTLPTATGWQRTERRPPITALDRIASPYAHGLMPQGGVAYLESFRGCPLSCRFCEWGTKENSKASFSADYIARELDAFRTLEAPAVFLLDAGLNLNIGAFRNLRLANQRSGFLKETLLWAEIYPSIVRDEHLAFIEEIGTAYLGVGMQSMDPAVLRLHDRPSDSPRFEAAVRALARVTNIELQIIAVLPGDTPEGFFRTLDYALSLPASVRVYHCLVLPDALLTRSRPEWNVRFDPHTLTMRSCEGWSEDAVARTRAELRRRALAAGGKAGEFWWAFPRQPERVTQARASWRQAAAR; this is encoded by the coding sequence ATGCTTGAGCCGTCCTCCCCCACGCATCGGCGCATCGCCCTCGTCTGCATGACGCCGCGCCCCGATGCGCAGGAACTCGGCGAGCTGCTGCTGCCGAGCTACGGCATCCGGCGCATCTACGCGGCTTTGCTCGGCGACCCCGATCTCGCCGACGCGTCCGTGCGACTGTTCGACCGGCGCACCGCCGATATCGAGGCTTACGTCGCGGACATCCTGGATTTCGAGCCCGACCTTGTCGGCTTCTCGATCTATGTCTGGTCGGCGCCGGCCATGATCGCGGTAGCGCGGGCCCTGCGCGCGCGCCGCCCCTCGCTTGCCATCGTCTTCGGCGGTCCCTCGGCGCGATCCGCCTTCTTCGATCTCGAACCGTACCGCCCGGCCCATGCCTATCTCGACGCCGTGGTCGAGGGCGACGGCGAGGAGATCATCTGCGAAATCGCGCGGCTGCCGCAGCTCGACCGTGCCGCGTGGGAGCGGGTGCGCGGGCTGACGCTGCCGACGGCAACCGGCTGGCAGCGGACCGAGCGGCGCCCGCCCATCACCGCCCTCGACCGGATCGCCTCGCCCTACGCGCACGGGCTGATGCCGCAGGGGGGCGTGGCCTATCTCGAAAGCTTCCGCGGCTGCCCGCTCTCCTGCCGCTTCTGCGAGTGGGGCACGAAGGAGAACAGCAAGGCCTCGTTCTCGGCCGACTACATCGCCCGCGAGCTCGACGCCTTCCGCACCCTGGAAGCGCCAGCGGTGTTCCTGCTCGATGCCGGCCTCAACCTGAATATCGGCGCCTTCCGCAACTTGCGGCTCGCCAACCAGCGCTCGGGCTTTCTCAAGGAAACCCTGCTCTGGGCGGAGATCTATCCGTCGATCGTGCGCGACGAGCATCTCGCCTTCATCGAGGAGATCGGCACCGCCTATCTCGGCGTCGGAATGCAATCGATGGACCCGGCGGTTTTGCGCCTGCACGACCGCCCCTCGGACTCGCCCCGCTTCGAGGCGGCGGTGCGGGCGCTGGCTCGCGTCACCAATATCGAGCTGCAGATCATCGCGGTTCTGCCCGGCGATACGCCGGAGGGCTTCTTCCGCACCCTCGACTACGCCCTGTCGCTGCCCGCAAGCGTCCGGGTCTATCACTGCCTCGTCCTGCCCGACGCGCTGCTGACCCGCAGCCGGCCCGAATGGAATGTCCGCTTCGACCCGCACACGCTGACGATGCGCTCCTGCGAGGGATGGAGCGAGGACGCGGTGGCGCGCACCCGCGCAGAATTGCGACGCCGGGCGCTCGCCGCCGGCGGCAAGGCGGGCGAGTTCTGGTGGGCGTTTCCCCGTCAGCCCGAGCGCGTCACCCAAGCCCGCGCTTCGTGGCGGCAGGCCGCCGCGCGATGA
- a CDS encoding Methyltransferase type 11 produces the protein MARIPAYFDAFLAAVAEGAAIDHVHLGHWDEPGAVGPTRARAGFAQSQERLSAALVAWLDLAPGHRVLDVGCGFGGTLRAIRRSDPEVDVIGLNLDPRQLAVGLRQDDRPRNAAWVAGDACRLPFAEAAFDRLLCVEAAFHFASRRAFFGEAQRVLTREGVLVMSDIVLTRPPLPPERVALFADGLEAAFGPWPDKWTGLDAIRRDAEAAGFTLRVTDATANTEPSYHTIASDRRGQPTGGDILRELHRLGCLHYLYCRLDKR, from the coding sequence GTGGCGCGGATTCCGGCCTATTTCGATGCGTTCCTCGCGGCGGTCGCGGAGGGCGCTGCGATCGATCATGTCCATCTCGGCCACTGGGACGAGCCGGGGGCGGTCGGGCCGACCCGGGCGCGGGCGGGTTTCGCGCAGTCGCAGGAACGGTTGAGCGCGGCGCTCGTCGCATGGCTCGACCTCGCGCCGGGCCACCGCGTGCTCGATGTCGGCTGCGGCTTCGGCGGCACCCTGCGGGCGATCCGGCGGAGCGATCCCGAGGTGGACGTGATCGGGCTCAACCTCGATCCGCGCCAACTCGCGGTCGGACTTCGTCAGGATGACCGGCCGCGCAACGCTGCCTGGGTCGCGGGCGATGCCTGCCGTCTGCCCTTCGCGGAAGCCGCATTCGATCGGCTTCTCTGCGTCGAGGCGGCGTTCCACTTCGCCTCCCGGCGCGCGTTCTTCGGCGAGGCGCAGCGCGTCCTGACCCGGGAAGGCGTTCTCGTGATGAGCGACATCGTCTTGACCCGGCCGCCGCTGCCGCCGGAGCGGGTCGCGCTGTTCGCGGATGGGCTCGAAGCCGCCTTCGGCCCCTGGCCGGACAAATGGACGGGGCTCGACGCGATCCGCCGCGATGCGGAGGCCGCCGGCTTCACCCTCCGGGTGACTGACGCCACCGCGAACACCGAGCCGAGCTATCACACCATTGCCTCGGATCGACGGGGCCAGCCGACTGGTGGTGACATCTTGCGGGAACTGCACCGTCTCGGCTGCCTGCACTACCTCTATTGTCGCCTCGACAAGCGATGA
- a CDS encoding conserved protein of unknown function (Evidence 4 : Unknown function but conserved in other organisms), with protein MGAMPFLQTISIGAAEASAHADALTRLREDALQAVVIRNVLTPAECASIVADLAVNRQGFPTTSFPAPFRSHFYGMNLNLAEPDLRAYFDMAPGFTRSLGELMAPWGGFETRILALLSRLDGGRPYGPPALHDGRTYMATTLRSHHEGGYIPPHFDNEQKNRPSYRHLESVVEGDIFSFVLTLSKAERGGMLEVFDAKAEAWSGRFQNRDRAREKPDLARFARHAFDVEAGTIVLLRSGRFLHQVTPVEGARLRWTACSFMARSRTGDAVHCWG; from the coding sequence ATGGGGGCGATGCCGTTTCTGCAAACGATCTCGATCGGCGCCGCCGAGGCCTCGGCCCATGCCGACGCGTTGACGCGGCTGCGGGAGGATGCGCTTCAGGCCGTCGTCATCCGCAACGTCCTGACGCCCGCCGAATGCGCGTCGATCGTCGCAGACCTCGCGGTCAACCGGCAGGGCTTCCCTACGACGTCGTTCCCGGCACCGTTCCGGTCGCACTTCTACGGCATGAACCTGAACCTCGCGGAGCCGGATCTGCGCGCCTACTTCGACATGGCGCCCGGCTTCACCCGCAGCCTCGGGGAGCTGATGGCGCCATGGGGCGGGTTCGAGACCCGCATCCTCGCCCTGCTCTCGCGCCTCGATGGCGGGCGACCCTACGGCCCGCCCGCTCTGCACGATGGGCGGACCTACATGGCCACGACCCTTCGCTCGCATCACGAGGGCGGCTACATCCCCCCGCATTTCGACAACGAACAGAAGAATCGTCCGAGCTACCGCCACCTCGAGAGCGTGGTCGAGGGCGACATCTTCTCCTTCGTGCTGACCCTGTCCAAGGCCGAGCGCGGCGGGATGCTGGAAGTCTTCGACGCCAAGGCGGAGGCGTGGTCGGGCCGGTTCCAGAATCGCGATCGCGCGCGAGAAAAGCCCGACCTCGCGCGCTTTGCCCGCCACGCCTTCGACGTCGAGGCGGGGACCATCGTGCTCCTGCGCTCGGGCCGCTTCCTCCATCAGGTGACACCGGTGGAAGGCGCCCGCCTGCGCTGGACCGCCTGCTCCTTCATGGCCCGATCCCGCACCGGTGACGCCGTTCATTGCTGGGGTTAG